CGTCCAATAGAACAAGAACTGCGTTCTATTGAAGGTGTAAAAGAGATGAGCGCAACGGCTTCAGAGGGCTATGCCTCTGTTACGTTGGAGTTCAATGTTGGTATCGATCTCGATAAAGCGATGGCGGATGTCCGCGATGCCGTTGATCAGGCAAAACCTAAACTTCCCGCCGATAGTGATGAACCAACGGTCAATGAAGTCACCCTTGCTTCATTTCAACCTGTGTTGTCTGTTGTTCTGTATGGTTCTGTACCTGAAAGAACTATCGTACAGATTGCCCGAGCGTTAGGCGACAAGCTAGAAAGCTATAAACAGGTTCTGGAAGTCGATATCGCTGGTGACAGAGAAGATATTGTCGAGATTGTTGTCGACCCCTTATTAATGGAGAGTTACAACCTAGACCAGGGTGATATCTATAATCTAATTGCATTGAATAACCGTGTAGTAGCAGCAGGTTTTGTTGATACGGGCTATGGTCGATTTTCTGTCAAGGTACCGTCTGTTTTTGAGTCATTGAAAGATGTATTGGAGATGCCAGTAAAGGTCGATGGTAGGCAAGTTATTACCTTCGGTGATATTGCGACGGTAAGACGCTCATTTAGAGATCCTGAGAGCTATGCTCGTCTAAATGGGGAATCCGCTGTCGTTTTGGATGTTAAGAAGCGTGCAGGTGAAAATATCATCGAAACGGTTGATCTGGTTAAGCAAATAATTGTCGTCGCACAGCAGCGAGACGACTGGCCAGACAATTTAATGGTTGAATACACGTGGGATGAGTCAGAAGACGTCAAGCTTATGTTGAGCGATCTGCAAAACAACATCCTTTCTGCCATTATTCTCGTTGTCATCGTTATTATCGCCATTCTAGGTGTCCGTACTGCATTCTTGGTTGGTGTCTCAATACCTGGATCTTTCCTTACCGGGCTATTGGCATTGGCAGTCTTTGGTTTAACCATCAATATTATCGTTCTTTTTGCCTTAATTATGGCGGTAGGGATGTTGGTTGATGGTGCCATCGTCGTGACGGAGTTTGCAGATAGACGGATGCATGAAGGTATGCCTCGTCGTGAAGCCTATCGAGACGCCGCTAAACGGATGGCCTGGCCTATTACCGCCTCGACAGCAACAACGTTAGCCGCGTTTGCTCCACTATTATTCTGGCCTGATACCACAGGTGAGTTTATGAAGTACTTGCCGATAACACTGATAGCAACCTTGTCGGCTTCTCTTATAATGGCGTTACTCTTTGTCCCTGTGCTTGGTAGTTTAGTCGGTAAAGAGCAGTACATTAAGCCAGAATTTAGACAAGAGTTGGTCGCGTTGCACAACGGTGATTTTACCAAAGCTACTGGATTTACTAAGTTTTATTATAAAACGCTCGCTATTGCGGTTAATCATCCATGGAAGATACTGTTTAGTGCCATTTTACTCGCTATTGGTATTGGCTTTACCTATTCCAAGGCCGGGTTGGGAGCGGAGTTCTTCCCTGAAGTTGATCCTCCTTCCTTTACGATGAAGGTTCGATCTTATGGCGATCTGTCGATCAATGAGAAAGACAAGATTATGCGACAGATTGAATCTGAAGTGCTTGGTGGCGCAGAGTTTGAGAGTATCTATACCAAAACGGGTGGTGATGATTCTATTGGCCAGATCCAGATTACTCCTATTGATTGGCAACTAAGAAGGCCAGTTAAAGAGATCATCGAAGAACTGCAAGAACGTACTTCGCACATTGCTGGTGTTGAGATTGAGTTTAAAAAACCAGAAGCCGGTCCACCAAGTGAACACGATTTGGTTATTCAATTGTCTTCACGACATTACGACAAACTGGATGACGCCGCATTAATGGTTAGACATTGGGCAGACACTTATCCTGCGTTTACTAACCTTAGCGATACCTCAGCAAAACCGGGTATTGATTGGCAAATAGACATTAAACGAGATGATGCAGGACGATTTGGTGCGGACGCCACCTTGGTTGGTAACACGGTTCAGTTTGTGACGAATGGGCTCAAAATTGGCGATTATTTACCAGATGATGCTAATGAAGAAGTTGATATTCTGGTTCGCTTCCCTCAAGAGCAGAGAGACATTGGTAGGTTTGATCAATTAAGGGTTAAGACACCTGCGGGTTTAATTCCGATGACTAATTTTGCAGAAATAAAGCCTCAGCACAAACAAGACACCATTCAGCGTATCGACGGCCAACGTATTCTTGACGTAAAAGCGGATATGAAAGAAGGGTTCAATCTCGCGTTAGAACTGCCTAAAATTGATGCACAACTAAAAGCGCTAGGATTGAATGATGTCGAATTTAAATTACGTGGTCAAAATGAAGATCAGGAAAAATCGTCTGAGTTTTTGATGTACGCATTTGTTGTTGCATTAGCCGCAATGGCTTTGATACTGATCACTCAATTTAATAGTTTCTATCAAGCCTTCTTGATTTTGAGTGCAGTGCTCTTCTCTACGGTGGGTGTGTTCGCTGGGTTACTTATATTCCAAAAACCATTTGGTATTGTGATGTCTGGTATTGGAGTTATCTCATTGGCCGGTATTGTGGTGAACAATAATATCGTGCTTATCGATACCTTTAATCAGCTTGTGGATAGAGGGCTGAACCGCAAAGAAGCGATATTAAGAACTGGTGTACAGCGTCTTCGTCCGGTAATGCTGACTACGGTGACCACAATACTTGGTTTGATGCCGATGGTACTGGAGATGAACATTGATATTATCAATCAAAAAGTTGAGTTTGGTGCGCCTAGTACGCAATGGTGGTCTCAGTTAGCGACGGCTGTCGCAGGGGGATTGGCGTTTGCTACGGTTCTAACGTTGGTATTGACACCTTGTTTGTTGATGCTTGGCAAAGGTAGAAAGACGAAAAATCAAACCTAGTATCGTTATCCTTCTATCGATTAATATTGAAATCCCCACAAAAGTGGGGATTTTTATAAGCGCTGTACACTTTAGTTTACTTGAGCGTCATCGCGTTCAGTGCTTTTGGCTGTATCGACCGAATCATCTTTATAAGGATGATTGGTTAAATTAACCTGCAATCGAACTACATTATCGATGAGCTTCACGAGTGGAGCCCATTTAACGTGGTTCTCTTTTTCAAATAGGGTGTCGAAGTTTTCCGGTGTCCATTCCATTAAGTATTGAGGATTTAATGAACGGCCTAAAAAGCGCACTTCATAATGCAGATGGGGCCCAGTAGAGTTGCCCGAGTTACCACATGTAGCAATCGTTTCTCCTTTACTAATAAATTGGCCGCTTTTAACATTAAACTTTTGTAGATGAGCGTATGAACTCATAAATCCAAATGAATGCCTGACAATCAAAAAGTTGCCAAAGCCTTTCTTACTTGGCCGAACTGTTTCTACCACCCCATCCGCTGGGGCTAAGACCGGCTCACCACGATTACAGGTTAAATCGATTCCCGTATGAGTATGGCGCTTACCTGTAATTGGATTCAATCGGCGGCCATAGGCGGAAGAGATACGGTTATAGGCCATTGGTGTATCGTTAGGAATTAAACGAAACATGGTTGCGCGCACAGCTGAATCTACGGCGGCAACATCGACTCTCTGTTCTAGATCCAAGGCATCTGGTTCTTCGTCACTTAATCCTAAAACAGATTCCACATCATAGATGCGCTTGCTTAATGTCACTAGCTGATTATTCTTTTCTGCGAGCTCTTGATTAAGTAAGTGATTGGAATTTTCGAGCTGAACAATTTGATTGGACTTATCCTGACTAAACTGTTCCGTTTGCTTGATCAGTCGCTCGGATTTCTCAATCTTGTCTGCTGCGAGTTTTGCCGCCTGAAGGCTATTACTGTGGTTTTGTAGAGAAACACCCAATAATACAGGGGTGCCAATCAATAGTGATAATAAAGCCATAGTCGCTTTTTTACCGACAAAAAAAGTCTGTTCCCCACGAGAAGTAGGGATCGTAAATTTAATTTTATGAGGCATAGTATTTTAGGAGTGAGCGCCTAAATCAGATAGTTGCTCAATATCTCGATGTAAAAGTTGTTCATCACCAACATTTAATTCAATTAAACGTTTGAGGTGGCTAATGCTATCAATATCAATATGTTCGATGCTGACGCGCGTATAGAGATCCGACACTTCAACCACATGTGCTTGAAGAGATACGGTGATATCACTTTCAGGTAGACGGAAAGAAATATCTACTGGTTTAGTTGTTTCAATAGGTTCCACAATGGCATTTAATAACAGCCCATGTAAGGAAAGATCCATTATCGAGCAACTTATTTTCAATTGCCCTTGGCACAATTCAGCTGGTGCGTTGTAGACTATTCGAGAAAAACGGCGACGTTCGTCCATACTCCCTCTCTTACAATAATATTAATAGCTCGACTAGGTTACCATTTTAATGAGCATAAATAAAAAATCGCGTTCGAATTATGCCTACATGTTAAGTAACAGTATCGATAAATAAGATAAAAAGCCGTTAAAATAACGGCTTAGTTTTCATTCAGTTCAAATGAGGTTTATTTAGTAATGCGCTTATATTTGACTCTATGAGGTTCTGCAGCTTGTGCCCCTAAAGTTTGTTTCAGCCATTCTGTGTATTCAGTATAGTTGCCTTCATAGAAATTGACCTGACCTTCATCACGGTAGTCAAGAATATGAGTGGCTATACGGTCCAAGAACCAACGGTCATGCGAGATAACCATGGCGCAACCAGGAAACTCCAACAGCGCTTCTTCTAATGCACGTAATGTCTCAACATCTAAGTCATTGGTTGGTTCATCAAGTAATAAAACATTGCCACCCGTTTTAAGCAGTTTTGCCAAGTGCACTCGATTTCGTTCACCACCAGAGAGTTCACCAATAATTTTTTGTTGGTCAATGCCTCTAAAGTTAAAGCGAGAACAGTAAGCGCGAGCCGGGATTTCAAAATTATTGATTTTGACAATATCAGCACCCTCCGAGATCTCTTGGAATACGGTTTTCTTGTCATCCATGCTGTCGCGGAACTGATCAACAGAAGCAAGATGAACGGTATCACCTAATTCAATGGTTCCTGAGTCTGGTAGCTCTGTGCCACTCAGCATTTTGAATAATGTTGATTTACCGGCACCGTTTGCACCGATAATACCGACAATCGCGCCTTTAGGCATGCTGAAAGAGAGGTTATCAATTAATACTCTGTCACCGAACGATTTGGTCAGATTTTTTACTTCAACAACTTTGTCACCTAAGCGTTCACCTGGTGGAATGAATAGTTCGTTGGTTTCATTACGCTTTTGGTGATCGGTATTATTCAGTTCTTCAAAACGAGCCATACGAGCTTTTGATTTTGCTTGTCGACCTTTTGGATTTTGACGAACCCATTCAAGTTCTTTCTCAATGGTTTTCTGACGAGCGTTCTCTTGTGAGGATTCTTGCTTAAGACGTTCATCTTTTTGTTCTAGCCAAGAGGTATAGTTGCCTTCCCAAGGGATACCTTCACCTCGGTCGAGCTCTAGTATCCAGCCTGCAGCATTATCCAAGAAATAACGGTCATGGGTAATCGCAACGACGGTGCCAGCATAGTCTACTAAGAAGCGCTCTAACCAACCTACTGATTCGGCATCTAAGTGGTTGGTTGGCTCATCAAGTAGCAACATGTCTGGTTTTTCTAACAACAAGCGACAAATGGCGACACGGCGCCTTTCACCACCAGAAAGAAATTCAACTTTAGCATCCCATTCAGGTAGACGGAGTGCGTCAGCTGCTCGTTCTAATGAGTTCTCAAGGTTATGACCGTCTTTTGTTTGAATAAGGTCTTCGAGTTCACCCTGTTCTTTTGCTAGAGCGTCAAAATCCGCATCTGGTTCAGCGTAAGCGGCGTAAACAGCATCGAGTCGTTTTAGTGCACCAGCAACATCCGAAACCGCTTCTTCAATAATTTCACGTACGGTTTTCGTTTCATCAAGTTTGGGTTCTTGAGGAAGATAACCGACGTTTAAACCTGGTTGAGGGCGAGCTTCACCATCAATGTCGGTATCAAGACCAGCCATGATTCGAAGTAGGGTGGATTTACCAGAGCCGTTAAGACCTAAAACACCGATTTTAGCACCGGGAAAAAAGCTAAGAGAAATGTCTTTTAATATTTTACGCTTAGGTGGTACAACTTTACTCACCCGCGACATGGTATAAACGTATTCAGCCATTGCCGATAGTTCCTACTGTTTCAGAAAATTAGCAAGTATTTTAACTCAAATTGCCACTCCTGAGAATGAAAGATAATTTAACAAATAAAAGCTTGCGTAAAGGAACGATCATTTTCTAACATAAGAGTTACAGCTTATTAACTTTAATAAGTGAGAAGGCGTGCCATAGTGGTTATATATGATATGGACTTCATTTTATAGGGATGTACAAAATAGATGTATAGGTTTAATAAACTTATCTCTGCTGTGTTGCCAGTATTGGCGTTTTCTTCTGGTGCTTTTTCTGCTCCAGCGTCTCTTGAACAGCAGAGAGTTATTTACCAAAAAGCCCAAAACTATTTGGATAAGAAACAAGTAGATGAGTATTTAGAGATCCGAGATCTGATTTCAGATTATCCACTCACCCCTTATGTTGATTATCGAACGTTTCTCATTGATATCGGTAAGAGAACACCGGAAGAAGTAGATGAATTTACGGCGAAGTATCGAGATTTTCCTTTTTCAAACAGCATAAGGTCACGTTATCTAGACGCGTTGATAGCAAAAAAGAAATGGAACGATTTATATCAATATCAGACGAATGAACCTCGAATGGAGAAGTATCAGTGTAGTTATTACTACGCTCGATTGAAAAATGGTGAAAAAGAACAGGCTTTTGAAGGTGCGGCTAAGCTTTGGCTGAGCGGAAAAAGTGTGTCAGATAATTGTGAGCAGCTTTTCAGTGAATGGCAGCAAGCGGGGTTAAGAACCGATGATATGGTGCTCAGGCGAATGCTGCTTAGTTTTGAGAAAAACAGCAACGATTTGACGAACTATTTAGCTAAGATGCCGACGAGTGAGCAGAGTATTCAACAAGCAAAGGAAATAAAGTTCCTTGCTAAAAACTCAGAATATGTGGTTGAGTTTTCTCAGAAATATCCTGCAACCGAATTTAATCGTAAAAAATCACAGATAGCGCTTAAAAAATTGGCTAGGAAAGATATTGAATTAGCACAACGAATATTGCCGATTGTATTTGAAGCACAAGCGTTTCCTGTCAATACCCAACAAAATGTTTCGGATTACCTAGCGGTTAGACTTTTTAATACTGAGGATATGGACCTAGCGAAGTGGCGGGATGAAGTGTTAATAACATCGACTAGCTTGTCGGCGATTGAACAACGTATTCGGTTAGCTATTCGTCAGGCTGATTGGCAGGGGATTTCTGATTGGATAGGTCACCTACCTCAAGACGACCAAAATTCTCTGCGTTGGCAGTTTTGGCTCGGTAGAAGTGAGCTAGAACTAGGTAAGCGAAATCAGGGCATTGCACGGCTACAAGGTATTTTAGGTAAACGAAATTTCTACAGTGTGGCAGCAGCAAAGATATTGGATAAACCAGTGTCGTATCAAGTAAGTGATGATAAGCGCGCCACTGACATCCTTAAGCCTTATCGTTCAAGTTTGGTTCGGATTAATGAACTCGTTGAGGTAGACAAGATTGCGGCAACAAAAAGTGAGTGGAACTGGTTGCTTTGGCAGGTAGGAAAAGAAGAAAAAGAGGCCTTAGCTGTCTATGCAGCGAAGAAAAAATGGCATCATTTATCGGTAAAAGCCACGATAGAGGCAAAAATGTGGGATAACACCGTGTTGCGTTTTCCTCTTGCCCATCAATGGTGGTTTAATTTTTACGGTGAAAAACACAATATCGACCCAATTACTTTAATGTCTGTCGCTAGGCAAGAGAGTGCCATGGATGTCGAGGCTCGTTCCCCGGTTGGTGCGCGTGGCATTATGCAAATCATGCCGAAAACAGCAAAATATACAGCGAAGAAATACAAGCTCAAATATAAAGGCACAAGTGAACTGTATGATGTAGGTAAGAACATAGAGATCGGCAGTCACTACCTAAATGGCCTTTTAAAACAGTATGATAACAATCGAATTTTTGCGTTTGCTGCCTATAATGCAGGGCCGCATAGAGTGAAAGTTTGGCGTAAAAGATCCGACCAAAAGCTGGATGCTTTCGCATTTATTGAAGCGATTCCTTATAAAGAAACCCGAGGGTACGTTCAGAATATTTTGATGTTTGAGACATATTATCGGAATCTGATGAAAGTCGATGGCGAATTTTTGCACTCTAATGAAGTTTCGACTAAATATTGATCCAAATTAGAGTAGAACACATTACAATGTCTGCTCTGTTTTGAAATATTGGTATCTATAAAATGTCATTGACTCCAGAAATCTCAGATTGGCAACACGTGATGAAGATAGTTAAAAGTGCAGCCGATAGCGAGCAACATGAAATGCTTTTAACCATGTTGATGACTCCGGATGAGAGAGAAGCCTTAGTTGCGAGAATGAATATTTTTAACGAGCTTTTGAAAGGTGATATATCTCAGCGGCAGATTAGTCAAATGCTAGGTGTCGGGGTAGCAACCATTACTCGTGGTTCCAATGAGTTAAAGATTCATACAGAAGATGAGCGTGAAGCATTGTCCCAATTATTAAAAGTAGCAGAGAGCTAATAACCAACACACCGACCGATGAACGTTTTGCTACGTGATCTTCCTGAATGCCCTTGGGTTTTTAGTTATCTAGTCTCTAGAAGCCGCGGGCGATTCAATTGTTAGTGTACGAATTACGATGGTATTATTGTAAATTAAGTCTATCTCATTACCTGTGCTATAGGTTCTCTGGGAAATGGTCTTCGTTCATAAAAGGTATTAACGCCAGAATAAGCGCCTGATGATAGACAGAACTTCGAGTTAGCAGATGATTTGTCAGTAGGCCTATCGCTCCCCCTTTTTGTTTTATATTCTCTGTAGAAAACACCTCATCCATAACAAGCCCAAGTTCTCGGCCATCTCTTATTTTCTCCAAGACTAC
This portion of the Vibrio sp. VB16 genome encodes:
- a CDS encoding efflux RND transporter permease subunit, translated to MFAIIDAALSRSRTMLTLLILILVAGAITYIKIPKESSPDITIPIIYVGVSHEGISPDDAERLLVRPIEQELRSIEGVKEMSATASEGYASVTLEFNVGIDLDKAMADVRDAVDQAKPKLPADSDEPTVNEVTLASFQPVLSVVLYGSVPERTIVQIARALGDKLESYKQVLEVDIAGDREDIVEIVVDPLLMESYNLDQGDIYNLIALNNRVVAAGFVDTGYGRFSVKVPSVFESLKDVLEMPVKVDGRQVITFGDIATVRRSFRDPESYARLNGESAVVLDVKKRAGENIIETVDLVKQIIVVAQQRDDWPDNLMVEYTWDESEDVKLMLSDLQNNILSAIILVVIVIIAILGVRTAFLVGVSIPGSFLTGLLALAVFGLTINIIVLFALIMAVGMLVDGAIVVTEFADRRMHEGMPRREAYRDAAKRMAWPITASTATTLAAFAPLLFWPDTTGEFMKYLPITLIATLSASLIMALLFVPVLGSLVGKEQYIKPEFRQELVALHNGDFTKATGFTKFYYKTLAIAVNHPWKILFSAILLAIGIGFTYSKAGLGAEFFPEVDPPSFTMKVRSYGDLSINEKDKIMRQIESEVLGGAEFESIYTKTGGDDSIGQIQITPIDWQLRRPVKEIIEELQERTSHIAGVEIEFKKPEAGPPSEHDLVIQLSSRHYDKLDDAALMVRHWADTYPAFTNLSDTSAKPGIDWQIDIKRDDAGRFGADATLVGNTVQFVTNGLKIGDYLPDDANEEVDILVRFPQEQRDIGRFDQLRVKTPAGLIPMTNFAEIKPQHKQDTIQRIDGQRILDVKADMKEGFNLALELPKIDAQLKALGLNDVEFKLRGQNEDQEKSSEFLMYAFVVALAAMALILITQFNSFYQAFLILSAVLFSTVGVFAGLLIFQKPFGIVMSGIGVISLAGIVVNNNIVLIDTFNQLVDRGLNRKEAILRTGVQRLRPVMLTTVTTILGLMPMVLEMNIDIINQKVEFGAPSTQWWSQLATAVAGGLAFATVLTLVLTPCLLMLGKGRKTKNQT
- a CDS encoding M23 family metallopeptidase, which gives rise to MPHKIKFTIPTSRGEQTFFVGKKATMALLSLLIGTPVLLGVSLQNHSNSLQAAKLAADKIEKSERLIKQTEQFSQDKSNQIVQLENSNHLLNQELAEKNNQLVTLSKRIYDVESVLGLSDEEPDALDLEQRVDVAAVDSAVRATMFRLIPNDTPMAYNRISSAYGRRLNPITGKRHTHTGIDLTCNRGEPVLAPADGVVETVRPSKKGFGNFLIVRHSFGFMSSYAHLQKFNVKSGQFISKGETIATCGNSGNSTGPHLHYEVRFLGRSLNPQYLMEWTPENFDTLFEKENHVKWAPLVKLIDNVVRLQVNLTNHPYKDDSVDTAKSTERDDAQVN
- a CDS encoding PilZ domain-containing protein, with amino-acid sequence MDERRRFSRIVYNAPAELCQGQLKISCSIMDLSLHGLLLNAIVEPIETTKPVDISFRLPESDITVSLQAHVVEVSDLYTRVSIEHIDIDSISHLKRLIELNVGDEQLLHRDIEQLSDLGAHS
- the ettA gene encoding energy-dependent translational throttle protein EttA, whose protein sequence is MAEYVYTMSRVSKVVPPKRKILKDISLSFFPGAKIGVLGLNGSGKSTLLRIMAGLDTDIDGEARPQPGLNVGYLPQEPKLDETKTVREIIEEAVSDVAGALKRLDAVYAAYAEPDADFDALAKEQGELEDLIQTKDGHNLENSLERAADALRLPEWDAKVEFLSGGERRRVAICRLLLEKPDMLLLDEPTNHLDAESVGWLERFLVDYAGTVVAITHDRYFLDNAAGWILELDRGEGIPWEGNYTSWLEQKDERLKQESSQENARQKTIEKELEWVRQNPKGRQAKSKARMARFEELNNTDHQKRNETNELFIPPGERLGDKVVEVKNLTKSFGDRVLIDNLSFSMPKGAIVGIIGANGAGKSTLFKMLSGTELPDSGTIELGDTVHLASVDQFRDSMDDKKTVFQEISEGADIVKINNFEIPARAYCSRFNFRGIDQQKIIGELSGGERNRVHLAKLLKTGGNVLLLDEPTNDLDVETLRALEEALLEFPGCAMVISHDRWFLDRIATHILDYRDEGQVNFYEGNYTEYTEWLKQTLGAQAAEPHRVKYKRITK
- the sltY gene encoding murein transglycosylase codes for the protein MYRFNKLISAVLPVLAFSSGAFSAPASLEQQRVIYQKAQNYLDKKQVDEYLEIRDLISDYPLTPYVDYRTFLIDIGKRTPEEVDEFTAKYRDFPFSNSIRSRYLDALIAKKKWNDLYQYQTNEPRMEKYQCSYYYARLKNGEKEQAFEGAAKLWLSGKSVSDNCEQLFSEWQQAGLRTDDMVLRRMLLSFEKNSNDLTNYLAKMPTSEQSIQQAKEIKFLAKNSEYVVEFSQKYPATEFNRKKSQIALKKLARKDIELAQRILPIVFEAQAFPVNTQQNVSDYLAVRLFNTEDMDLAKWRDEVLITSTSLSAIEQRIRLAIRQADWQGISDWIGHLPQDDQNSLRWQFWLGRSELELGKRNQGIARLQGILGKRNFYSVAAAKILDKPVSYQVSDDKRATDILKPYRSSLVRINELVEVDKIAATKSEWNWLLWQVGKEEKEALAVYAAKKKWHHLSVKATIEAKMWDNTVLRFPLAHQWWFNFYGEKHNIDPITLMSVARQESAMDVEARSPVGARGIMQIMPKTAKYTAKKYKLKYKGTSELYDVGKNIEIGSHYLNGLLKQYDNNRIFAFAAYNAGPHRVKVWRKRSDQKLDAFAFIEAIPYKETRGYVQNILMFETYYRNLMKVDGEFLHSNEVSTKY
- the trpR gene encoding trp operon repressor, yielding MSLTPEISDWQHVMKIVKSAADSEQHEMLLTMLMTPDEREALVARMNIFNELLKGDISQRQISQMLGVGVATITRGSNELKIHTEDEREALSQLLKVAES